One window of Chryseobacterium indologenes genomic DNA carries:
- a CDS encoding DUF4280 and LysM peptidoglycan-binding domain-containing protein, whose product MKNYVTQKGDTFSSLARQFKLKNEGILKTYHNLHCPPEDVMQEPVPGKTILIPEDPQLMAEETESQNISASSEQESTEDVASEEENSIEEPSENEEQSSGTAEEPTNKEEKKDKKEDSGSSPHEGKYFIVQKATVQCNQGFKFPKFKVTSHQKHYWNDGDGQADYLAVTEDDLQLDPAAQPFGQCKLKPTSGGYLPCAYAPAGKWQKTYEKVKVMGKSCLTEISELMCSTGGKITILKHGQQSEVGKSQVAKANTQEQQVYNPVVDFDEFKEDTKGTDELYYS is encoded by the coding sequence ATGAAAAATTATGTCACACAAAAAGGCGATACTTTCAGTTCGCTGGCCCGGCAGTTTAAGCTGAAAAATGAGGGCATTTTAAAAACCTATCATAACCTCCACTGCCCGCCGGAAGATGTCATGCAGGAGCCTGTTCCCGGAAAAACCATTCTTATTCCGGAAGATCCACAACTTATGGCTGAGGAAACAGAATCTCAAAATATCTCTGCATCTTCTGAGCAGGAGTCTACAGAAGATGTTGCTTCTGAAGAAGAAAATTCAATAGAAGAACCTTCAGAAAATGAAGAGCAATCATCTGGAACAGCAGAAGAACCAACCAATAAAGAAGAAAAGAAAGATAAAAAAGAAGACAGTGGCTCCAGTCCCCATGAAGGTAAATATTTTATTGTACAGAAGGCAACCGTGCAGTGTAATCAGGGATTCAAATTTCCGAAATTTAAAGTTACCAGCCATCAGAAACATTACTGGAATGACGGAGATGGACAGGCCGATTATCTGGCTGTAACAGAAGACGACCTTCAGCTTGATCCTGCAGCACAACCATTTGGACAGTGTAAACTTAAGCCAACTTCAGGAGGTTATCTTCCATGTGCTTATGCTCCTGCCGGAAAGTGGCAGAAGACGTATGAAAAAGTAAAAGTGATGGGAAAAAGCTGTCTTACGGAAATCTCAGAACTGATGTGCAGTACGGGAGGAAAAATTACCATTCTCAAACATGGACAGCAGAGTGAAGTCGGTAAAAGCCAGGTTGCCAAAGCGAATACGCAGGAACAGCAGGTTTACAATCCCGTTGTGGATTTTGATGAATTCAAGGAAGATACAAAAGGTACAGACGAACTTTATTACAGCTAA
- a CDS encoding LysM peptidoglycan-binding domain-containing protein: MEIDFLQYQVRNGDTLTSIASRLGMTGEELKLFHNSHCQKMDKVWFENLNEVKNIYVPINFKTEVQKEQERKNSFPSKFSESFFAKTYSVNETFESPFEPSVTIDYIIELALDKNKSTDQYILSYSQNDFKSNGNTPDDKVSSLSISCMKSIMPLEFIVNDKGQITGFADHKKITDTFTHQRKDLEEFYVGEITQNYMDSFERNISDETVFLQQLQSTLLFQTLFPKIDWFQRKIKWKESFYFLQNSFPVQCELNIEQSNDDENSALTILNGKITERCTPQEIMRGIKFKDSAAEPAQGNIILEYTTHTKNKNLLQAKASVLLSHEDEFIHQHHINITQG; encoded by the coding sequence ATGGAAATTGATTTCTTACAATATCAGGTACGGAATGGAGACACATTGACCTCTATAGCTTCCCGGCTGGGCATGACTGGTGAGGAACTAAAGCTGTTTCACAATTCCCATTGCCAAAAGATGGATAAGGTTTGGTTCGAAAATCTTAATGAGGTTAAAAATATCTATGTTCCCATCAATTTTAAAACAGAGGTTCAAAAAGAACAGGAAAGAAAAAACAGTTTTCCTTCAAAATTTTCTGAGTCTTTTTTTGCGAAAACATATTCCGTGAATGAGACCTTTGAAAGTCCGTTTGAACCTTCCGTTACTATTGATTATATCATTGAGCTTGCTTTAGACAAAAACAAAAGTACGGATCAATATATTTTAAGCTATAGCCAGAACGATTTTAAATCTAATGGAAATACGCCCGATGATAAAGTAAGCAGCTTATCCATTTCCTGCATGAAAAGTATTATGCCTCTTGAATTTATTGTGAATGACAAAGGACAAATTACCGGCTTTGCGGACCACAAGAAAATCACAGACACATTTACCCATCAGCGTAAAGATCTTGAAGAGTTTTATGTAGGAGAAATTACTCAAAATTACATGGATTCGTTTGAAAGGAACATCAGCGATGAAACGGTTTTCTTGCAGCAATTGCAAAGTACACTCCTGTTTCAGACTTTGTTTCCCAAAATAGATTGGTTCCAAAGAAAGATAAAATGGAAAGAATCTTTTTATTTTTTACAGAATTCGTTTCCTGTACAATGTGAACTCAATATTGAACAGTCAAATGATGATGAAAACTCTGCTTTGACCATTTTAAACGGTAAAATCACAGAGCGATGTACTCCACAGGAAATCATGCGCGGTATTAAGTTTAAGGATTCTGCAGCTGAACCCGCACAAGGAAATATAATTTTAGAATACACCACCCACACAAAAAATAAGAATCTTCTACAGGCTAAAGCTTCAGTTTTACTCAGTCATGAAGATGAATTTATTCACCAGCACCATATCAATATAACACAAGGATAA